A region from the Dinoroseobacter shibae DFL 12 = DSM 16493 genome encodes:
- a CDS encoding sarcosine oxidase subunit beta family protein, whose protein sequence is MTHFSAMSLLKNALTGHKNWPEQWPDKQPKDEYDVIIVGAGGHGLGAAYYLAKEHGITNVAVIEKGWLGGGNTGRNTTIIRSNYLYDESAKLYDHALDLWENLSTELNYNVMYSKRGVMMLAHNVHDVQSFQRHIHANRLNGVDNQWLTPKQAKEFCPPLNISPDARYPVMGAALQKRAGTARHDAVAWGYARAAAKRGVDIIQNCPVIAIRRAADGSVEGVDTAKGFIKAKKVAVSAAGHTSVVMDSAGVRMPLESYPLQALVSEPIKPVFPCVVMSNTVHAYISQSDKGELVIGSGTDQYTSYSQRGGLPLIEHTVSAICEVFPIFNRMRMLRKWGGIVDVTPDRSAILGKTPVKGLYVNCGWGTGGFKATPGAAHTLAWTVAKDEPHPINAPFTLERFTTGRLIDEAAAAAVAH, encoded by the coding sequence ATGACCCATTTCTCCGCGATGTCGCTGCTGAAAAATGCGCTTACCGGCCACAAGAACTGGCCCGAGCAATGGCCCGACAAACAGCCCAAGGACGAATACGACGTCATCATCGTCGGCGCTGGCGGCCACGGGCTGGGCGCGGCCTACTACCTGGCCAAGGAGCACGGCATCACCAATGTCGCCGTGATCGAGAAGGGCTGGCTCGGGGGTGGCAACACCGGCCGCAACACCACGATCATCCGTTCCAACTATCTCTATGACGAGAGCGCGAAGCTCTACGATCACGCACTCGATCTGTGGGAAAACCTGTCGACCGAGCTGAACTACAACGTGATGTATTCCAAGCGCGGCGTGATGATGCTGGCCCATAACGTGCATGACGTGCAGTCGTTCCAGCGCCATATCCATGCCAACCGGCTGAACGGCGTCGACAACCAGTGGCTGACCCCAAAGCAGGCCAAGGAATTCTGCCCGCCGCTCAATATCTCGCCCGATGCGCGCTATCCCGTGATGGGCGCGGCCCTGCAAAAGCGCGCCGGGACCGCGCGCCACGATGCGGTGGCCTGGGGCTATGCGCGGGCCGCGGCCAAGCGCGGCGTCGACATCATCCAGAACTGCCCCGTGATCGCGATCCGCCGTGCCGCCGATGGCTCGGTCGAGGGCGTCGATACCGCAAAGGGCTTCATCAAGGCCAAGAAGGTGGCCGTGTCCGCCGCCGGTCACACATCGGTCGTGATGGACAGCGCGGGCGTGCGGATGCCGCTGGAAAGCTACCCGCTCCAGGCGCTCGTGTCGGAACCGATCAAGCCGGTCTTCCCCTGCGTCGTGATGTCGAACACCGTGCACGCCTATATCAGCCAGTCCGACAAGGGCGAGCTGGTGATCGGCTCGGGCACCGACCAGTACACCAGCTATTCCCAGCGCGGCGGCCTGCCGCTGATCGAACACACGGTGTCGGCGATCTGCGAGGTCTTCCCGATCTTCAACCGGATGCGGATGCTGCGCAAATGGGGCGGCATCGTGGACGTGACCCCCGACCGGTCGGCCATTCTCGGCAAGACCCCGGTCAAGGGGCTCTACGTCAACTGCGGTTGGGGCACGGGTGGCTTCAAGGCGACCCCGGGGGCGGCGCACACGCTGGCCTGGACCGTGGCCAAGGACGAACCACACCCGATCAACGCCCCCTTCACGCTCGAACGCTTCACCACCGGCCGTCTCATCGACGAAGCCGCCGCAGCCGCTGTTGCGCACTGA
- a CDS encoding GlxA family transcriptional regulator, whose translation MSTKPALKVGFILTRQFTLSAFANFVDVLRLAADEGDRSRPIRCSWKVLSATMNPVVSSCGIPVQPDQRLGDPRAFDYMVVVGGLIPAIQDLNPDYIAYLKRTAEANVPIVGVCTGAFILHQAGLMEGYRCCVSWFHHNDFLEQFEGLIPVSDQIFVVDRDRLTCSGGASSAHLAAFLVDRHIGQAAARKSLNIMIIDEAQTPENPQPGLPLEFSTSDKLVRKALLLMRQNVATPLTVDQLSKRLGISRRKLQRHFGEALQLSPAEAGIAVRLNVARQLLRRTDQSVTHIAAATGFCDASHFSKVFRAREGVPPETWRRQAVPEDADA comes from the coding sequence ATGAGCACCAAACCAGCCTTGAAGGTCGGCTTCATCCTGACGCGGCAGTTCACCCTGTCGGCGTTCGCGAATTTCGTCGATGTGCTGCGGCTCGCGGCCGATGAGGGCGACCGCTCCCGGCCGATCCGGTGTTCGTGGAAGGTTCTGTCGGCGACCATGAACCCGGTGGTGTCGAGCTGCGGGATTCCGGTGCAGCCCGATCAGCGTCTCGGCGATCCGCGCGCCTTTGACTACATGGTCGTTGTGGGCGGACTGATCCCGGCGATCCAGGATCTGAACCCCGACTACATCGCCTATCTCAAGCGCACGGCCGAGGCCAATGTCCCAATCGTCGGGGTCTGCACGGGGGCGTTCATCCTGCACCAGGCGGGGCTGATGGAGGGCTATCGCTGCTGCGTGAGCTGGTTTCATCACAACGATTTTCTCGAACAGTTCGAGGGGCTGATCCCGGTATCGGACCAGATCTTCGTCGTCGACCGCGATCGGCTGACCTGTTCCGGGGGGGCAAGCTCGGCCCATCTCGCCGCTTTCCTGGTGGACCGCCATATCGGGCAGGCCGCCGCGCGCAAGAGCCTCAACATCATGATCATCGACGAGGCGCAGACCCCGGAGAACCCGCAGCCGGGGCTGCCGCTGGAATTCAGCACCTCGGACAAGCTGGTCCGCAAGGCGCTGCTTCTGATGCGGCAGAACGTGGCGACGCCGTTGACCGTGGATCAGCTGTCAAAGCGTCTGGGCATCAGCCGTCGCAAGTTGCAACGCCATTTCGGCGAGGCGCTGCAGCTGTCACCTGCGGAGGCCGGTATCGCGGTTCGGCTGAATGTCGCGCGCCAGTTGCTGCGGCGCACCGACCAGTCCGTCACGCATATCGCCGCCGCGACGGGGTTTTGCGATGCGTCCCATTTCAGCAAGGTGTTCCGGGCCCGCGAGGGTGTGCCCCCCGAAACCTGGCGGCGCCAGGCGGTCCCGGAGGACGCCGACGCCTGA
- a CDS encoding sarcosine oxidase subunit gamma, translating into MNAPVTSFDAVSVAVLPPVARFNLRIAPADVAQASAAFGLTLPTKIGQGARSGDRAAYCIGPDEWLLHAAEADQQAVVSAFDKARADTPHSLVVISDREMTLSITGPAALDLLSVGCPLELSRLPVGGAKRTVFDYAQVTLIRDGEDAFRLEVWRSFFPHVHGLLEIATRELAVGL; encoded by the coding sequence ATGAATGCACCCGTGACATCCTTCGACGCCGTGTCCGTGGCGGTTCTGCCGCCGGTGGCCCGGTTCAACCTGCGCATCGCCCCCGCCGACGTGGCACAGGCCTCCGCGGCCTTCGGGCTGACCCTGCCAACGAAGATCGGGCAGGGCGCCCGGTCCGGGGACCGCGCAGCCTATTGCATAGGGCCGGACGAGTGGCTGCTGCACGCCGCCGAAGCGGATCAGCAGGCCGTCGTGTCCGCCTTCGACAAGGCGCGGGCGGACACACCGCACAGCCTCGTGGTCATCTCCGACCGGGAGATGACGCTGTCGATCACCGGCCCGGCCGCGCTGGACCTGCTGTCGGTGGGCTGTCCTCTCGAGCTGTCGCGCCTCCCGGTAGGCGGCGCCAAGCGGACGGTGTTCGACTACGCGCAGGTCACGCTGATCCGCGATGGCGAAGACGCGTTCCGCCTGGAAGTGTGGCGATCGTTCTTTCCCCATGTGCACGGTCTTCTGGAGATCGCGACCCGCGAACTCGCCGTCGGTCTCTGA
- the glyA gene encoding serine hydroxymethyltransferase — MLKTLNTAGISDTAIAEAIGHELDRQQTQIELIASENIVSVDVLRAQGSVLTNKYAEGYPGRRYYGGCEHVDTVEQIAIDRVCELFGSRFANVQAHSGAQANQAVFLALLKPGDRIMGLDLAHGGHLTHGSPVTMSGKWFDVVSYEVSRDDHLIDMDNVRKVALDTKPKLIVAGASAYPRHMDFAAFRAIADEVGAWLMVDMAHYAGLIAAGEYPDPVPHAHVVTSTTHKTLRGPRGGIILTNDEALAKKFNSAVFPGNQGGPLMHVIAAKAVAFGEALEPSFKQYAKDVIANARALSEVLVAGGLGVVSGGTDCHMVLVDLRPKGVTGKAAENALERAGLTCNKNAIPFDPEKPFVTSGVRLGTSAGTTRGFGEAEFRKVGALVLRVIDALAENAEGDAAVEAAVLEEVRALCAAHPIYADDV; from the coding sequence ATGCTCAAGACCCTGAACACCGCGGGCATCTCCGACACCGCCATCGCCGAGGCGATCGGCCACGAGCTCGACCGCCAGCAGACCCAGATCGAACTGATCGCCTCCGAAAACATCGTCAGCGTCGATGTGCTGCGCGCCCAGGGCTCGGTTCTGACCAACAAATACGCCGAAGGCTACCCGGGCCGCCGCTACTATGGCGGGTGCGAGCATGTCGACACGGTCGAACAGATCGCGATCGACCGGGTGTGCGAGTTGTTCGGATCCCGCTTCGCCAACGTGCAGGCGCATTCCGGCGCCCAGGCCAACCAGGCGGTGTTTCTCGCCCTGCTCAAGCCCGGTGACCGGATCATGGGTCTCGACCTGGCCCATGGCGGCCACCTGACCCACGGCTCGCCGGTGACCATGTCCGGCAAGTGGTTCGACGTGGTCAGCTACGAGGTGTCGAGGGACGATCACCTGATCGACATGGACAATGTCCGGAAGGTCGCGCTGGACACCAAGCCCAAGCTGATCGTCGCCGGGGCCTCGGCCTATCCGCGGCACATGGATTTCGCGGCCTTCCGGGCGATTGCAGACGAGGTGGGCGCCTGGCTGATGGTGGACATGGCCCATTACGCGGGCCTGATCGCGGCGGGCGAATACCCCGACCCGGTGCCCCACGCCCATGTCGTGACCTCGACCACGCACAAGACCCTGCGCGGCCCGCGCGGCGGCATCATCCTGACCAATGACGAGGCGCTGGCCAAGAAGTTCAACTCCGCCGTGTTCCCCGGTAACCAGGGCGGCCCGTTGATGCATGTCATCGCGGCCAAGGCGGTGGCCTTCGGCGAAGCGCTGGAGCCGTCCTTCAAGCAATACGCCAAGGACGTGATCGCCAACGCGCGCGCCCTGTCCGAGGTGCTGGTTGCAGGCGGGCTGGGCGTGGTTTCGGGCGGCACGGATTGCCACATGGTCCTTGTGGACCTGCGCCCCAAGGGTGTGACCGGCAAGGCCGCTGAGAACGCGCTCGAACGCGCAGGGCTGACCTGCAACAAGAACGCGATCCCGTTCGACCCGGAAAAGCCCTTCGTGACCTCCGGGGTGCGGCTCGGCACCTCCGCGGGCACCACCCGTGGTTTCGGTGAGGCCGAGTTCCGCAAGGTGGGCGCGCTTGTCCTGCGGGTGATCGACGCGCTTGCCGAGAATGCCGAGGGCGACGCCGCCGTCGAGGCCGCAGTGCTGGAAGAGGTGCGCGCCCTGTGTGCCGCGCATCCGATCTACGCCGACGACGTGTAG
- a CDS encoding sarcosine oxidase subunit delta: MLLIHCPYCDETLPELEFAYAGEAHIDRPKDPSALSDEEWRDFLFIRTNVKGVHAERWRHINGCGRFFNALRDTVSDRFVTTYKAGEARPDTQSLEAAE, from the coding sequence ATGCTTTTGATCCACTGCCCCTATTGCGACGAGACCCTCCCCGAGCTGGAATTCGCCTATGCCGGCGAGGCGCATATCGACCGCCCCAAGGACCCCTCCGCGCTCAGCGATGAAGAATGGCGCGATTTCCTGTTCATCCGCACCAACGTCAAGGGCGTGCACGCCGAGCGCTGGCGCCACATCAATGGATGCGGGCGGTTCTTCAACGCCCTGCGCGACACGGTGAGCGACCGGTTCGTCACCACCTACAAGGCCGGAGAGGCCCGTCCCGACACCCAGAGCCTGGAGGCCGCAGAATGA
- a CDS encoding sarcosine oxidase subunit alpha, which translates to MTEYRVEGRGRVNRKTPVRFTFDGQTYEGLKGDTVASALLANGVHLMGRSFKYHRPRGVVTAGSEEPNALVGTTRGKGRFEPNTRATIQEIYPGLETESQNKWPSLKFDLGAINDRLYMLFSAGFYYKTFMWPRSFWDSVYEPLIRKAAGLGKAPTEVDPDTYASRYMHCDVLVVGSGPSGIAAALTAGRAGSKVVLVDENAEMGGTLLSEPSVSIDGQPAWEWLEGAMAELDRMPNVRRMTRTTAMGYYHQNMIGMVEKLTDHMAEIPEGAPRERMWRVRAREVVLAQGAIERPMVFDGNDTPGILMAGAAQTFLNRFGVLVGKSPVVLTSHDSAWYSAFDMADAGASVVAIVDTRNDVSQALRDEAQARGLKTYLGYTATGTKGRLRIKALRVNPVRDGKVGAGHLLFCDAVLMCGGWTPSLHLFSHTKGSLHWDAESKAYLPGKKSEDVHIAGAGRGLWGIASALEDGAKAGAAAVQSLGGSAGSATYAVADDRTGTGVTQKELPTDRSPGKAKAFVDFQNDVTAKDIRLAVREGMKSIEHVKRYTTNGMATDQGKLSNMNGLTIAADALGKEAPQVGLTTFRPPYTPTTFGAFCGYHKGAHFEVTRKTPIDPWAEEHGAAFEPVALWRRAWYFPQAGEDMHKAVARECKSTRESVGMFDASTLGKIEVSGPDAVEFMNRMYTNPWTKLGVGRCRYGLLLGEDGFIRDDGVIGRMRDDLFHVTTTTGGAARVLNMMEDYLQTEWPELKVWLTSTTEEWATIALNGPNARKLLAPFVEGADISADAFPHMSVVECTVAGFPSRLFRISFTGELGFEINVPARHGKALWEKLWEAGQQYDICPYGTETMHVLRAEKGYIIVGQDTDGTVTPQDAGIGWAIGKAKPDFVGKRSLQRPDIVAPGRKQLVGLLTEDPKTVLAEGAQIVDDPKQAKPMKMIGHVTSSYWSETLGRSIAMAVVEGGFDRMDSTLHIPTESGDAVPAKVTGTVFYDPAGDRLKVE; encoded by the coding sequence ATGACCGAGTATCGCGTAGAAGGCCGGGGTCGCGTCAACCGCAAGACGCCCGTCCGCTTCACCTTCGACGGCCAGACCTATGAGGGGCTCAAGGGCGACACGGTCGCCTCGGCCCTGTTGGCCAATGGCGTCCACCTCATGGGCCGCAGCTTCAAGTATCACCGTCCCCGTGGGGTGGTCACCGCCGGCTCCGAAGAGCCCAATGCGCTGGTCGGAACAACCCGCGGCAAGGGCCGGTTCGAGCCGAACACCCGCGCCACCATCCAGGAGATCTATCCCGGCCTGGAGACCGAGAGCCAGAACAAGTGGCCGTCGCTGAAATTCGACCTCGGCGCGATCAACGACCGGCTCTACATGCTGTTCTCCGCCGGGTTCTACTACAAGACCTTCATGTGGCCCCGCAGCTTCTGGGACAGCGTTTACGAGCCGCTGATTCGCAAGGCCGCGGGCCTGGGCAAGGCGCCCACCGAGGTCGACCCCGACACCTATGCGAGCCGCTACATGCATTGCGACGTGCTGGTCGTGGGCTCGGGGCCCTCGGGGATCGCCGCGGCGCTGACCGCGGGCCGGGCCGGGTCCAAGGTCGTTCTGGTGGACGAGAATGCCGAGATGGGCGGCACGCTGCTCTCCGAGCCCTCCGTGTCCATCGATGGCCAGCCCGCCTGGGAATGGCTCGAAGGGGCCATGGCCGAGCTTGACCGCATGCCCAACGTGCGCCGCATGACGCGTACCACGGCAATGGGCTATTATCACCAGAACATGATCGGCATGGTCGAGAAGCTGACCGATCACATGGCGGAAATCCCCGAAGGCGCGCCGCGCGAACGGATGTGGCGTGTCCGCGCCCGCGAGGTCGTTCTGGCCCAGGGCGCCATCGAGCGCCCGATGGTGTTCGACGGCAACGACACCCCCGGCATCCTCATGGCCGGGGCGGCGCAGACCTTCCTCAACCGCTTCGGCGTGCTCGTGGGCAAGTCGCCCGTCGTGCTGACCAGCCATGACAGCGCCTGGTACAGCGCCTTCGACATGGCCGATGCCGGTGCGTCGGTCGTGGCGATCGTCGATACCCGAAACGACGTGTCCCAGGCCCTGCGCGACGAGGCGCAGGCCCGGGGTCTCAAGACCTATCTCGGCTACACCGCCACCGGCACCAAGGGGCGGCTGCGGATCAAGGCGCTGCGGGTCAACCCGGTGCGCGACGGCAAGGTCGGCGCGGGGCACCTGCTGTTCTGCGATGCGGTTCTGATGTGCGGGGGCTGGACGCCGTCGCTGCACCTGTTCTCGCACACCAAGGGCTCGCTGCACTGGGATGCCGAGTCCAAGGCCTACCTGCCCGGCAAGAAGTCCGAGGATGTGCATATCGCCGGGGCCGGGCGCGGCCTCTGGGGCATCGCGTCCGCGCTCGAGGATGGCGCCAAGGCCGGCGCGGCCGCGGTCCAGTCGCTCGGCGGCAGCGCCGGGAGTGCCACCTACGCGGTGGCGGACGACCGCACCGGCACCGGCGTCACCCAGAAGGAGCTGCCCACCGATCGCAGCCCGGGCAAGGCCAAGGCCTTCGTCGATTTCCAGAACGACGTGACCGCCAAGGACATCCGCCTCGCCGTGCGCGAGGGCATGAAGTCCATCGAACACGTCAAGCGCTATACCACCAACGGCATGGCGACCGACCAGGGCAAGCTCAGCAACATGAACGGGCTGACCATCGCCGCCGACGCGCTCGGCAAGGAGGCACCGCAGGTCGGGCTGACGACCTTCCGCCCGCCCTATACGCCGACCACCTTCGGGGCCTTCTGCGGCTATCACAAGGGGGCGCATTTCGAGGTGACCCGCAAGACGCCGATCGACCCCTGGGCCGAAGAGCACGGGGCCGCCTTCGAGCCGGTCGCCCTGTGGCGGCGCGCCTGGTACTTCCCGCAGGCGGGCGAGGACATGCACAAGGCCGTGGCCCGCGAGTGCAAGTCCACCCGCGAGAGCGTGGGCATGTTCGATGCCTCCACCCTGGGCAAGATCGAGGTCTCCGGCCCGGATGCGGTGGAGTTCATGAACCGGATGTATACCAACCCCTGGACCAAGCTGGGCGTCGGCCGCTGCCGTTATGGCCTGCTGCTGGGCGAGGACGGGTTCATCCGGGACGACGGTGTCATCGGACGGATGCGGGACGACCTGTTCCACGTCACCACCACGACCGGCGGTGCCGCGCGCGTGCTCAACATGATGGAGGATTACCTCCAGACCGAATGGCCCGAGCTCAAGGTCTGGCTGACCTCGACCACCGAGGAATGGGCGACCATCGCCCTGAACGGACCGAACGCGCGCAAGCTGCTCGCCCCCTTCGTCGAGGGCGCGGACATCTCGGCGGATGCCTTCCCGCACATGTCGGTGGTGGAATGCACCGTCGCGGGCTTCCCCTCGCGGCTCTTCCGGATCAGCTTCACCGGCGAGCTGGGCTTCGAGATCAACGTGCCCGCCCGCCATGGCAAGGCCCTGTGGGAGAAGCTCTGGGAAGCCGGGCAGCAGTACGACATCTGTCCCTACGGCACCGAAACGATGCACGTGCTGCGCGCCGAGAAGGGCTACATCATCGTGGGCCAGGACACCGACGGCACGGTCACGCCCCAGGATGCGGGGATCGGTTGGGCCATCGGCAAGGCCAAGCCCGATTTCGTGGGCAAACGCTCGCTGCAACGGCCCGATATCGTTGCACCGGGGCGCAAGCAACTGGTCGGCCTGCTGACCGAAGACCCCAAGACCGTGCTTGCCGAAGGCGCGCAGATCGTGGACGATCCCAAGCAGGCCAAGCCGATGAAGATGATCGGACACGTCACCTCGTCCTACTGGTCCGAAACCCTCGGACGGTCCATCGCGATGGCGGTGGTGGAGGGCGGCTTCGACCGGATGGACAGCACGCTGCACATTCCGACCGAAAGCGGCGATGCCGTGCCGGCCAAGGTGACCGGAACCGTGTTTTATGACCCGGCGGGCGACCGCCTGAAGGTCGAATGA
- a CDS encoding BCCT family transporter, translating into MLIRSGPFRGVNPHTSLISAGIILLFVLLVLAFPSRSADWIDAARTLITFYFGWWYVLLSGVFLVFLIAIAFSKYGAIRLGDADERPKYSYFTWFAMLYAAGQGIGIIFWSIAEPMFHYSGGTPFADGSGTAAAADMAMQVTFFHWGLNAWAIYCIVALALCLVSYRLKKPLGIRYTLYPLFGDRVEGPLGVVIDVVAVFATIFGIATSLGLGVTQINAGLNHLWGVPISETVQLVLIAAITAVALCSVLSGLDRGIKWLSQVNMWLTIALLVFFFTWGPTQYLLVSLGEVTLAYFVSLFSFNVYIESVPAEATRWSDMWQGWWTTFYWGWWISWAPFVGVFVARVSRGRTVREFILGVVGVSSILSFVWIVAYGGTALWAEVLGPGGVSDAVSANVSMALFATFDAMDVGAIGLVAGVFGTILVTTYFVTSSDSGTLVVATILSEGNEHPMYRHRMIWGTFEGVVAAVLLVVGGSAALSTLQTAAIIAALPFSVIMVLMCFAIIRCLALEHGKEAIRSADKTA; encoded by the coding sequence ATGTTGATCCGATCAGGACCGTTCAGGGGGGTGAATCCACACACATCCCTGATATCGGCAGGGATAATCCTGCTTTTCGTGTTGCTTGTGCTGGCGTTTCCAAGCCGTTCGGCCGACTGGATCGACGCCGCCAGAACCCTTATCACGTTCTATTTCGGCTGGTGGTACGTGCTGCTTTCGGGCGTGTTTCTCGTATTCCTGATCGCAATCGCGTTCAGCAAATACGGCGCGATCCGGCTCGGAGACGCGGACGAGCGCCCGAAATACAGCTACTTTACCTGGTTCGCGATGCTCTATGCCGCGGGGCAGGGGATCGGGATCATCTTCTGGTCCATCGCCGAGCCGATGTTCCACTACTCGGGCGGCACGCCCTTCGCCGATGGCAGCGGCACCGCGGCTGCGGCGGACATGGCGATGCAGGTGACCTTCTTTCACTGGGGCCTGAACGCCTGGGCGATCTACTGCATCGTGGCCCTGGCCTTGTGTCTGGTCAGCTACCGGCTGAAGAAGCCGCTCGGCATCCGCTATACCCTCTATCCGTTGTTCGGCGACCGTGTCGAAGGCCCGCTGGGCGTGGTGATCGACGTGGTGGCGGTGTTCGCAACCATCTTCGGCATCGCGACCTCCCTTGGCCTGGGGGTCACGCAGATCAACGCCGGCCTCAACCACCTGTGGGGCGTTCCGATCTCCGAGACGGTCCAGCTTGTGCTGATTGCCGCGATCACGGCTGTGGCGCTGTGCTCGGTCCTGTCGGGCCTTGACCGGGGCATTAAGTGGCTGTCGCAGGTCAACATGTGGCTGACGATCGCCCTGCTGGTCTTCTTCTTCACCTGGGGGCCGACCCAATACCTGCTGGTGAGCCTGGGCGAGGTGACGCTGGCTTACTTTGTCAGCCTCTTCTCCTTCAACGTCTACATCGAAAGCGTGCCCGCCGAGGCAACCCGTTGGAGCGACATGTGGCAGGGCTGGTGGACGACCTTCTACTGGGGTTGGTGGATTTCCTGGGCGCCCTTCGTGGGGGTGTTCGTGGCGCGCGTGTCGCGGGGCCGGACGGTGCGGGAATTCATCCTTGGCGTCGTGGGCGTGTCCTCGATCCTGTCCTTCGTCTGGATCGTGGCCTATGGCGGCACCGCGCTCTGGGCCGAGGTTCTGGGGCCGGGGGGCGTGTCCGATGCGGTGAGCGCGAATGTCTCCATGGCGCTCTTTGCCACCTTCGATGCGATGGATGTGGGGGCCATCGGCTTGGTCGCCGGCGTGTTCGGCACGATCCTCGTGACGACCTATTTCGTGACCTCCTCGGATTCCGGCACGCTCGTTGTCGCCACGATCCTCAGCGAGGGCAACGAGCATCCGATGTATCGCCACCGCATGATCTGGGGCACGTTCGAAGGTGTCGTCGCCGCCGTCCTGCTGGTCGTTGGCGGGAGTGCCGCGCTCAGCACGCTGCAGACCGCGGCGATCATCGCCGCACTGCCGTTCTCGGTGATCATGGTGCTTATGTGTTTCGCGATCATCCGCTGCCTTGCGCTCGAACATGGCAAAGAGGCGATCAGATCCGCCGACAAGACCGCCTGA